A window of the Lactuca sativa cultivar Salinas chromosome 5, Lsat_Salinas_v11, whole genome shotgun sequence genome harbors these coding sequences:
- the LOC111902330 gene encoding CASP-like protein 1, translating to MASYDTTFSPATAAEEPLKRSAPPQEYKGECSPLVDVALRVLLFLTALVSIIVMVTSNQTKLIPLAPGLAIRLPAKFQHSPAFIYFVVALSVACLYSIITVVLSLLSAMKPSGCSAKMQFHFVMFDALLLGIVAAATGAAGGVAYIGFKGNSHTGWSKICNTYDSFCFHSAASILLSLISSITLLLLVWLSIYVLYKKTTRR from the exons ATGGCATCCTATGACACCACGTTTTCTCCAGCTACAGCCGCCGAGGAACCATTAAAGAGATCAGCACCACCACAAGAATACAAGGGTGAATGCAGTCCGTTAGTTGATGTGGCCTTAAGGGTTTTGCTTTTCTTAACAGCCTTGGTTTCAATCATTGTTATGGTAACTTCAAACCAAACCAAACTAATTCCACTTGCACCAGGCTTGGCAATACGATTGCCTGCAAAGTTCCAGCATTCCCCAGCTTTCAT ATACTTTGTAGTTGCACTCTCGGTGGCTTGCTTGTACAGCATAATCACAGTTGTGCTATCGCTTTTGTCAGCGATGAAGCCCAGTGGATGCTCCGCAAAAATGCAGTTTCATTTTGTTATGTTCGATGCT CTGTTGTTGGGGATTGTGGCTGCAGCAACAGGAGCAGCAGGAGGAGTCGCATATATTGGATTCAAAGGGAACTCTCATACCGGATGGAGCAAGATCTGCAACACGTACGATTCCTTCTGCTTCCACTCTGCAGCATCTATTCTTCTGTCGCTCATATCCTCCATAACCCTTCTACTGCTTGTTTGGCTCTCGATTTATGTGCTTTACAAGAAGACCACAAGGCGATAG